The genomic region AACATtgcaacgcaaaaaaaaaaaaaaaaagagatttgccGCCATATTTTGGCATCTATTGAAGAGGCATTACAGTacgagtagtagtagtaataacaacaacaacaacaacaataataataataataataataataataataataacaataataataataataataataataataataataataataataataataataataataataataatacgcacCTCCAATGAGCACTCAAGGTCACTTGAcaagttttgggggggggttttccTGACAAATAACAGTGACTCAAATTATGGACAACTATCAAGCTCActgtttttcttgaaaacacaatattttaaaataaatggtctgttttttctgtttaattGAATGCAGTCGCCCGATTTGCTGATGATTTGCCAgcaaagcgttttttgttttgttttgttttgttttgaaacagtacgcaacagttttttttatgtttggtgTTTTTCACAATACACAACAGCGTGCATCTCTTGAATGGGTACCACAGAGTCTGGTCTCCCCTGATTGGTCACACCGCATCAGCTGACCATAGCGCACCACTATCAACAGCAGCAACTGGCATTTATGCTCAAAGCAGCTGTATTATTTCTCAACATGTTTCCCCACTAATGGTGTTCTTCGTTAAAGCGGCGTTTTGTGGGTTACTGTTTTCGTCCTCAAGTGAAACATCTCGGTCCGTGTTGCTGCCTCGTCAACATGGCTACACCGGTACAGGACAAAAGCTGCAATCATCTCCATAAGTTCGAGAAACTGTCGTGGAGGCCCTCGAGTCGAGATACTGGTTTGTACTGTGTAAACTAAATTAGTGAAAATCTGGACTGGCACTACCGCTTTCGACACCTTTATTGTTATTACCTGATTTGATTTAACACGGTGTATGGTTCTGTTGTATTTATGTGTTTTTCCTTTATACAACAACATGCACTCATAATGCTAAGGCTAGCCACGTTAACGTTTCCTAGTACACTAAAGCAAACCAGGTAGTCGCAGTATTGTTGATAATCTCCAAACTAATAGCACTTCAAATTCAGGGCTCTAGAAGACGAACGACTTGCACTGGTGtaccaaaccccccccccccccccccttgtgtGCACAACCGCCAAGTAGGTGCACCAGAATTTTCGACCGCATCACATTCGCCACCGCATTTTTACAGGttgaatgtcattttaaaaacagacacacaaacaaaaagcatGTCTGTACTCTGTATTTTAGATTATGTGGACTTGTAAATGATTACAATCTGGTCAAGTTCTTTACCACTGCAATGCAGTAACTAAAAGTAGGCATGTTGGGCTGAGCGATATGGCTGAAATGTATTTTACAAacgattatgattattttgtttgtaGAGAGGTTTTGCAAATCATTGACTTAATTTAGGAACAACTTTCTAATTTTGTGTAGCATTTTGTCCCCAAGGACCTGCATAATAAATgaacaattgtttttcttttttgtgatcaactgcttttatttcataaatgagCATTGTGTATGTAGCAGCAGACTGTATTTTCTTGACTAGAAATACAGACTaaattggttaaaaaataaaataatttagacCTTACTGTAATGTAATTGAAAGAACATTTATTGTGCAGACCTCATGTCAtactcaaaacaaataaataactgatAAAATAAATTGATCACCGAAGCACTTAATTGGGGCGTTAGTTATGCAGCCTCTGTCACTCTTCGTTTAGCTTAGCAATTTAGCATGGCTTGTAGCTTGCCACCATGCAAGCAATGATTACAGCCTTAGGCCTAACTCCACAACGTGTCCAGCCACATGAGTAGCCAGCCGAAGCTGGTTGCATATCTGGACTGAACTAAGTGGGTGTCTTATTGTTTACAGGCTTAAAGATGCGGGCACGCTGGCTCCAGGCTCGACGACTCCTATCCCCCGCCTTCCCCAATCTGCGCATCCCCAACAGGTTTCTGAGAGAAGGTAATTTGTTTTACTTTCCCCGACACATTCCAGTCGCGAAGGAGATCCACATTTGCGTTGTACATGTTCATAGGACCCTTGGTGCCCTCGGCCCGCAGCGGACACCGCTGCGTCGCAGACAGCACCCACCTGTACGTGTTTGGCGGCTACAACCCGGACTTCGAGGAGGCGGGTGGGGCAGAAAATGAAGCCTTTCCTCTCTTCAGGGAGTTGTGGAGCTTTCATTTCGCCACCGCCACCTGGCACCGCGTTCAGACGGAGGGTTACATCCCCACGGAACTCGCTTCCATGTCAGGTAAGGGTTGTTAAGaacttcattaaaaacaaatctcATTTGAAACAAGCCGACGATTTGGCATTTCCTTGGACAAACAACGTACCTTACCTTAAGTACCGGTAATTGCAGGGTGTGccattcactttaaaaaaaaaaaaaaaaacaccgcacCTCAAATAGACAGCAAATACATCTTTATGGACATACTATATATCTGGCGAGATTAGTGAGGAAATGAATCGTAACATAAACAATGTCATGAGTGAGTGTTGTATAGCTTTGGAACTTGATAGCGAATTCAACAATGGACAAAAATGAACTCGCTTAACTAATAACTGTTCATCCATTTTCCAACCAGATGAAAAAGTAACTCTTAACAATCCCACACCACAGGATTAAGATCATCCTGAGACATGTGACAACAATAGCCTTTTCTCACTTTAACTGGATGGTGGGGAAAATGCTGGCCTGATTTTCTTCCGCTTTAGCTGTCTTCCATGGTAACAACCTGCTGGTGTTTGGCGGCACCGGCATCCCATTTGGTGAAAACAACGGAAACGACGTCCATGTTTGCAACGTCAAGTACAAACAATGGAACCTGCTGGGCTGCAGAGGGACAAAGCCCAACAAGATCTACGGCCAGGTAACTTCAGCCAGTGCTCTGTTGTCATAACGGTTTTGTTTAGTAGATGGCCCACCAACAAACAGCGTTGCCACTTCGCAGGCAATGGTCATCATAAATGGCAGCCTGTATGTTTTTGGAGGGACGACAGGCTACCTTTACAGCACCGACCTGCACAGGTTGGACCTGACTACCAAAGAGTGGAGCCAAATCAAGCCCAACAACGTCCCCATGGAGCTACCAGAGGAGAGGTGAGAGATTAGTGCACATCAAAGTCGATTGGAAAGGTGTGACATCATCGCAGTTAGGTCTGaacgattaattgcatttgcattaaTTGCATTCTGACAAAATGCAATTACGTAATCGTGAAAAGCTGCAATTTTTAAATGCTCATTGGAACGGAAGCAGGGAAAGAGAGGGGGGGATGAACGTCACCGCTGGTGCCATAAGTGCACGTAattttggtgtttgtttttttggtttgttttgtttgtttgttttttgtctcatGAGACCTTGAGACGAGTGTCTAAAATATTTAATCTGTTTGATCTTGGTTTTAAAACACTTCACTGAGTTATGACTTTTTGGCTTGCCGCATTGTCGTGTATCTATAATagatctgatattgtttattataattaacttttttgtttggtaaaaaattcattgaaaaggaccttgaaaaaaatcatTGCCTATGATATTGCaatcacaatttatttatttaaatttttttcgcaattagattattttccataatcttTCAGCCCTAATCTCAGTGCTGTTGCATGTGTAATGTTATAGGTACAGACATGAGCTAGCTCATGATGGACAAAGGATATACGTTctaggaggcgggacttcctggTCATCCTATCGCTTGGACAAGGTAAGGCTATGCGGGGGTACCTTGACTtgggagtttaatttgttccatgtCAAAGATTTTTGCTCATACTCGTATCAAATCAATCTTCACCCATTGCATTTAACTTTACATTTTGCCTCGCTAAACCAAGCAAATAAGACAGCTCGTACCTTGGAAAAACTCATCATCACCGGTTGCGTCCTACACACCACACCTCAAATAGTCCTCAAAAGAAATGGGTGTTGCCATTAGTTGTTTAGCATTTCCACTGCGGGTGTGTATGCTGGACGCCAATAGCTGCGTGAGATCCAGAAATAGTTTGACACCAAAGCAATAAGAGGGTGTGGAACTCACTAGTGAATTCAGCAAAtgagaaaaaatgaaaattacttAATTAATAAAAGTTACGACAAAGGAAATGGACGACGACATGACATTACAACCATGAACAAATGCAAATTTAAAGAGGCGTAGCAAGTGACCAGATAAAAACAAGTCTTCGGTGTATCTGAAGCACCAAGCAGAAAAATAGGCCAAACCAATCAAAAcatacctaaataaataaataaatgcattctCTACATATACACATAAACACGTACATatgtatgtgtatttttttttccagcttaaAAACTGTAACTGAAAATGTATTTGGAAATGTCCATTTGTGACTTTTTCCAGATTCATGCATATAACCTGGAGACGAATTACTGGGAGGAAATAGTCACCAAACCCCATGGAATACTAGGTTGGTGCCTTAATGCCTTGAATCTTATTTTTCAAAGGTCATAGatatgtatattatattataaccATTGTTTAATTGAATATTGATGACAGGATATCCCGCTGCCCGTCGCTGTCACAGCTGTGTGCAGATCCAACAAGGCACGTTCTCCTCTATGGCAACCTTGGCTCAAATATCATGTCACTGTCCACATTCGTCCTCATCCTTTCTTCTACTACTTTTACCACTATCTTGGTTTTCTCTCTTATAGAGGTGTTCATATGCGGCGGCTACAATGGCAAACTGATCATGGCAGACCTGTGGAAGCTCCACCTCGGCACCTTTCAGTGGACCAAGCTGCCTGCAATCATGCCGGAGCCTGCCTACTTCCATTGTGCCGCCGTTACGCCTGTGAGTCATAACATCAATACTGTaataacaagaagaagaaggaaaaaattcATACAGGGCTAATGTTTGCATCGCCATCCTCTATCTTCCTCTTCTTGTTGTACCTTATATAAACTGAGTGTAAATataataggggtgtcaggcgattaaatatttgaatcagaattaatcgcatgacttcaatagttaactgcacgattaatcacaaattttatatctgttctaactgtacaataaaatattattttcctaagttttcatactcttgttaatataaaagtaggaaaaaaagttaaactaatagaaacatggctacatcttttagtcattgatacagtaatttcataatgattcataaaattaagttaaaattaaaaaggtttactgtactgtaaaaaaaaaacaaaacaaaaaacaagtgtgatattgcttTGTATAGAGGTcatatttctgccactaggtggcataattgcatttgtaaggcgatggtgcatttttcttttcgttgtaagagctatctaatctttaacgaagtaacgtgtgaaattctgcacatttttaaaagtgtaagttacaacttgaccccaactGGAATTTCTCCAAtataggctttccaagtaaagggGTGGTAAGTAAtcgtgcgtaaaaaaaaaaatatatatatatatacacatacacatagcaGCGTTACAGGAACCTTacat from Festucalex cinctus isolate MCC-2025b chromosome 3, RoL_Fcin_1.0, whole genome shotgun sequence harbors:
- the LOC144016173 gene encoding kelch domain-containing protein 10-like, whose translation is MATPVQDKSCNHLHKFEKLSWRPSSRDTGLKMRARWLQARRLLSPAFPNLRIPNRFLREGPLVPSARSGHRCVADSTHLYVFGGYNPDFEEAGGAENEAFPLFRELWSFHFATATWHRVQTEGYIPTELASMSAVFHGNNLLVFGGTGIPFGENNGNDVHVCNVKYKQWNLLGCRGTKPNKIYGQAMVIINGSLYVFGGTTGYLYSTDLHRLDLTTKEWSQIKPNNVPMELPEERYRHELAHDGQRIYVLGGGTSWSSYRLDKIHAYNLETNYWEEIVTKPHGILGYPAARRCHSCVQIQQEVFICGGYNGKLIMADLWKLHLGTFQWTKLPAIMPEPAYFHCAAVTPAGCMYIHGGVVNMSGNRRTASLYKVWLVVPGLLELAWERLLKTAPHLAQLSTLQLLSLGLPHTLIQRLK